One part of the Homo sapiens chromosome 19, GRCh38.p14 Primary Assembly genome encodes these proteins:
- the SIGLEC10 gene encoding sialic acid-binding Ig-like lectin 10 isoform X1, which produces MRRCYCHCCCPRCWADWTGSTPAYGYWFKAVTETTKGAPVATNHQSREVEMSTRGRFQLTGDPAKGNCSLVIRDAQMQDESQYFFRVERGSYVRYNFMNDGFFLKVTALTQKPDVYIPETLEPGQPVTVICVFNWAFEECPPPSFSWTGAALSSQGTKPTTSHFSVLSFTPRPQDHNTDLTCHVDFSRKGVSAQRTVRLRVAYAPRDLVISISRDNTPALEPQPQGNVPYLEAQKGQFLRLLCAADSQPPATLSWVLQNRVLSSSHPWGPRPLGLELPGVKAGDSGRYTCRAENRLGSQQRALDLSVQYPPENLRVMVSQANRTVLENLGNGTSLPVLEGQSLCLVCVTHSSPPARLSWTQRGQVLSPSQPSDPGVLELPRVQVEHEGEFTCHARHPLGSQHVSLSLSVHYSPKLLGPSCSWEAEGLHCSCSSQASPAPSLRWWLGEELLEGNSSQDSFEVTPSSAGPWANSSLSLHGGLSSGLRLRCEAWNVHGAQSGSILQLPDKKGLISTAFSNGAFLGIGITALLFLCLALIIMKILPKRRTQTETPRPRFSRHSTILDYINVVPTAGPLAQKRNQKATPNSPRTPLPPGAPSPESKKNQKKQYQLPSFPEPKSSTQAPESQESQEELHYATLNFPGVRPRPEARMPKGTQADYAEVKFQ; this is translated from the exons ATGCGGAGATGCTACTGCCACTGCTGCTGTCCTCGCTGCTGGGCG GACTGGACAGGGTCTACCCCAGCTTATGGCTACTGGTTCAAAGCAGTGACTGAGACAACCAAGGGTGCTCCTGTGGCCACAAACCACCAGAGTCGAGAGGTGGAAATGAGCACCCGGGGCCGATTCCAGCTCACTGGGGATCCCGCCAAGGGGAACTGCTCCTTGGTGATCAGAGACGCGCAGATGCAGGATGAGTCACAGTACTTCTTTCGGGTGGAGAGAGGAAGCTATGTGAGATATAATTTCATGAACGATGGGTTCTTTCTAAAAGTAACAG CCCTGACTCAGAAGCCTGATGTCTACATCCCCGAGACCCTGGAGCCCGGGCAGCCGGTGACGGTCATCTGTGTGTTTAACTGGGCCTTTGAGGAATGTCCACCCCCTTCTTTCTCCTGGACGGGGGCTGCCCTCTCCTCCCAAGGAACCAAACCAACGACCTCCCACTTCTCAGTGCTCAGCTTCACGCCCAGACCCCAGGACCACAACACCGACCTCACCTGCCATGTGGACTTCTCCAGAAAGGGTGTGAGCGCACAGAGGACCGTCCGACTCCGTGTGGCCT ATGCCCCCAGAGACCTTGTTATCAGCATTTCACGTGACAACACGCCAG ccctggagccccagccccagggaaaTGTCCCATACCTGGAAGCCCAAAAAGGCCAGTTCCTGCGGCTCCTCTGTGCTGCTGACAGCCAGCCCCCTGCCACACTGAGCTGGGTCCTGCAGAACAGAGTCCTCTCCTCGTCCCATCCCTGGGGCCCTAGACCCCTGGGGCTGGAGCTGCCCGGGGTGAAGGCTGGGGATTCAGGGCGCTACACCTGCCGAGCGGAGAACAGGCTTGGCTCCCAGCAGCGAGCCCTGGACCTCTCTGTGCAGT ATCCTCCAGAGAacctgagagtgatggtttcccaAGCAAACAGGACAG TCCTGGAAAACCTTGGGAACGGCACGTCTCTCCCAGTACTGGAGGGCCAAAGCCTGTGCCTGGTCTGTGTCACACACAGCAGCCCCCCAGCCAGGCTGAGCTGGACCCAGAGGGGACAGGTTCTGAGCCCCTCCCAGCCCTCAGACCCCGGGGTCCTGGAGCTGCCTCGGGTTCAAGTGGAGCACGAAGGAGAGTTCACCTGCCACGCTCGGCACCCACTGGGCTCCCAGCACGTCTCTCTCAGCCTCTCCGTGCACT ACTCCCCGAAGCTGCTGGGCCCCTCCTgctcctgggaggctgagggtctGCACTGCAGCTGCTCCTCCCAGGCCAGCCCGGCCCCCTCTCTGCGCTGGTGGCTTGGGGAGGAGCTGCTGGAGGGGAACAGCAGCCAGGACTCCTTCGAGGTCACCCCCAGCTCAGCCGGGCCCTGGGCCAACAGCTCCCTGAGCCTCCATGGAGGGCTCAGCTCCGGCCTCAGGCTCCGCTGTGAGGCCTGGAACGTCCATGGGGCCCAGAGTGGATCCATCCTGCAGCTGCCAG ATAAGAAGGGACTCATCTCAACGGCATTCTCCAACGGAGCGTTTCTGGGAATCGGCATCACGGctcttcttttcctctgcctGGCCCTGATCAT CATGAAGATTCTACCGAAGAGACGGACTCAGACAGAAACCCCGAGGCCCAGGTTCTCCCGGCACAGCACGATCCTGGATTACATCAATGTGGTCCCGACGGCTGGCCCCCTG GCTCAGAAGCGGAATCAGAAAGCCACACCAAACAGTCCTCGGACCCCTCTTCCACCAGGTGCTCCCTCCCCAGAATCAAAGAAGAACCAGAAAAAGCAGTATCAGTTGCCCAGTTTCCCAGAACCCAAATCATCCACTCAAGCCCCAGAATCCCAGGAGAGCCAAGAGGAGCTCCATTATGCCACGCTCAACTTCCCAGGCGTCAGACCCAGGCCTGAGGCCCGGATGCCCAAGGGCACCCAGGCGGATTATGCAGAAGTCAAGTTCCAATGA
- the SIGLEC10 gene encoding sialic acid-binding Ig-like lectin 10 isoform 5 precursor (isoform 5 precursor is encoded by transcript variant 5) — protein sequence MLLPLLLSSLLGGSQAMDGRFWIRVQESVMVPEGLCISVPCSFSYPRQDWTGSTPAYGYWFKAVTETTKGAPVATNHQSREVEMSTRGRFQLTGDPAKGNCSLVIRDAQMQDESQYFFRVERGSYVRYNFMNDGFFLKVTVLSFTPRPQDHNTDLTCHVDFSRKGVSAQRTVRLRVAYAPRDLVISISRDNTPALEPQPQGNVPYLEAQKGQFLRLLCAADSQPPATLSWVLQNRVLSSSHPWGPRPLGLELPGVKAGDSGRYTCRAENRLGSQQRALDLSVQYPPENLRVMVSQANRTVLENLGNGTSLPVLEGQSLCLVCVTHSSPPARLSWTQRGQVLSPSQPSDPGVLELPRVQVEHEGEFTCHARHPLGSQHVSLSLSVHYKKGLISTAFSNGAFLGIGITALLFLCLALIIMKILPKRRTQTETPRPRFSRHSTILDYINVVPTAGPLAQKRNQKATPNSPRTPLPPGAPSPESKKNQKKQYQLPSFPEPKSSTQAPESQESQEELHYATLNFPGVRPRPEARMPKGTQADYAEVKFQ from the exons ATGCTACTGCCACTGCTGCTGTCCTCGCTGCTGGGCG GGTCCCAGGCTATGGATGGGAGATTCTGGATACGAGTGCAGGAGTCAGTGATGGTGCCGGAGGGCCTGTGCATCTCTGTGCCCTGCTCTTTCTCCTACCCCCGACAGGACTGGACAGGGTCTACCCCAGCTTATGGCTACTGGTTCAAAGCAGTGACTGAGACAACCAAGGGTGCTCCTGTGGCCACAAACCACCAGAGTCGAGAGGTGGAAATGAGCACCCGGGGCCGATTCCAGCTCACTGGGGATCCCGCCAAGGGGAACTGCTCCTTGGTGATCAGAGACGCGCAGATGCAGGATGAGTCACAGTACTTCTTTCGGGTGGAGAGAGGAAGCTATGTGAGATATAATTTCATGAACGATGGGTTCTTTCTAAAAGTAACAG TGCTCAGCTTCACGCCCAGACCCCAGGACCACAACACCGACCTCACCTGCCATGTGGACTTCTCCAGAAAGGGTGTGAGCGCACAGAGGACCGTCCGACTCCGTGTGGCCT ATGCCCCCAGAGACCTTGTTATCAGCATTTCACGTGACAACACGCCAG ccctggagccccagccccagggaaaTGTCCCATACCTGGAAGCCCAAAAAGGCCAGTTCCTGCGGCTCCTCTGTGCTGCTGACAGCCAGCCCCCTGCCACACTGAGCTGGGTCCTGCAGAACAGAGTCCTCTCCTCGTCCCATCCCTGGGGCCCTAGACCCCTGGGGCTGGAGCTGCCCGGGGTGAAGGCTGGGGATTCAGGGCGCTACACCTGCCGAGCGGAGAACAGGCTTGGCTCCCAGCAGCGAGCCCTGGACCTCTCTGTGCAGT ATCCTCCAGAGAacctgagagtgatggtttcccaAGCAAACAGGACAG TCCTGGAAAACCTTGGGAACGGCACGTCTCTCCCAGTACTGGAGGGCCAAAGCCTGTGCCTGGTCTGTGTCACACACAGCAGCCCCCCAGCCAGGCTGAGCTGGACCCAGAGGGGACAGGTTCTGAGCCCCTCCCAGCCCTCAGACCCCGGGGTCCTGGAGCTGCCTCGGGTTCAAGTGGAGCACGAAGGAGAGTTCACCTGCCACGCTCGGCACCCACTGGGCTCCCAGCACGTCTCTCTCAGCCTCTCCGTGCACT ATAAGAAGGGACTCATCTCAACGGCATTCTCCAACGGAGCGTTTCTGGGAATCGGCATCACGGctcttcttttcctctgcctGGCCCTGATCAT CATGAAGATTCTACCGAAGAGACGGACTCAGACAGAAACCCCGAGGCCCAGGTTCTCCCGGCACAGCACGATCCTGGATTACATCAATGTGGTCCCGACGGCTGGCCCCCTG GCTCAGAAGCGGAATCAGAAAGCCACACCAAACAGTCCTCGGACCCCTCTTCCACCAGGTGCTCCCTCCCCAGAATCAAAGAAGAACCAGAAAAAGCAGTATCAGTTGCCCAGTTTCCCAGAACCCAAATCATCCACTCAAGCCCCAGAATCCCAGGAGAGCCAAGAGGAGCTCCATTATGCCACGCTCAACTTCCCAGGCGTCAGACCCAGGCCTGAGGCCCGGATGCCCAAGGGCACCCAGGCGGATTATGCAGAAGTCAAGTTCCAATGA
- the SIGLEC10 gene encoding sialic acid-binding Ig-like lectin 10 isoform X6, translating into MRRCYCHCCCPRCWADWTGSTPAYGYWFKAVTETTKGAPVATNHQSREVEMSTRGRFQLTGDPAKGNCSLVIRDAQMQDESQYFFRVERGSYVRYNFMNDGFFLKVTVLSFTPRPQDHNTDLTCHVDFSRKGVSAQRTVRLRVAYAPRDLVISISRDNTPALEPQPQGNVPYLEAQKGQFLRLLCAADSQPPATLSWVLQNRVLSSSHPWGPRPLGLELPGVKAGDSGRYTCRAENRLGSQQRALDLSVQYPPENLRVMVSQANRTVLENLGNGTSLPVLEGQSLCLVCVTHSSPPARLSWTQRGQVLSPSQPSDPGVLELPRVQVEHEGEFTCHARHPLGSQHVSLSLSVHYKKGLISTAFSNGAFLGIGITALLFLCLALIIMKILPKRRTQTETPRPRFSRHSTILDYINVVPTAGPLAQKRNQKATPNSPRTPLPPGAPSPESKKNQKKQYQLPSFPEPKSSTQAPESQESQEELHYATLNFPGVRPRPEARMPKGTQADYAEVKFQ; encoded by the exons ATGCGGAGATGCTACTGCCACTGCTGCTGTCCTCGCTGCTGGGCG GACTGGACAGGGTCTACCCCAGCTTATGGCTACTGGTTCAAAGCAGTGACTGAGACAACCAAGGGTGCTCCTGTGGCCACAAACCACCAGAGTCGAGAGGTGGAAATGAGCACCCGGGGCCGATTCCAGCTCACTGGGGATCCCGCCAAGGGGAACTGCTCCTTGGTGATCAGAGACGCGCAGATGCAGGATGAGTCACAGTACTTCTTTCGGGTGGAGAGAGGAAGCTATGTGAGATATAATTTCATGAACGATGGGTTCTTTCTAAAAGTAACAG TGCTCAGCTTCACGCCCAGACCCCAGGACCACAACACCGACCTCACCTGCCATGTGGACTTCTCCAGAAAGGGTGTGAGCGCACAGAGGACCGTCCGACTCCGTGTGGCCT ATGCCCCCAGAGACCTTGTTATCAGCATTTCACGTGACAACACGCCAG ccctggagccccagccccagggaaaTGTCCCATACCTGGAAGCCCAAAAAGGCCAGTTCCTGCGGCTCCTCTGTGCTGCTGACAGCCAGCCCCCTGCCACACTGAGCTGGGTCCTGCAGAACAGAGTCCTCTCCTCGTCCCATCCCTGGGGCCCTAGACCCCTGGGGCTGGAGCTGCCCGGGGTGAAGGCTGGGGATTCAGGGCGCTACACCTGCCGAGCGGAGAACAGGCTTGGCTCCCAGCAGCGAGCCCTGGACCTCTCTGTGCAGT ATCCTCCAGAGAacctgagagtgatggtttcccaAGCAAACAGGACAG TCCTGGAAAACCTTGGGAACGGCACGTCTCTCCCAGTACTGGAGGGCCAAAGCCTGTGCCTGGTCTGTGTCACACACAGCAGCCCCCCAGCCAGGCTGAGCTGGACCCAGAGGGGACAGGTTCTGAGCCCCTCCCAGCCCTCAGACCCCGGGGTCCTGGAGCTGCCTCGGGTTCAAGTGGAGCACGAAGGAGAGTTCACCTGCCACGCTCGGCACCCACTGGGCTCCCAGCACGTCTCTCTCAGCCTCTCCGTGCACT ATAAGAAGGGACTCATCTCAACGGCATTCTCCAACGGAGCGTTTCTGGGAATCGGCATCACGGctcttcttttcctctgcctGGCCCTGATCAT CATGAAGATTCTACCGAAGAGACGGACTCAGACAGAAACCCCGAGGCCCAGGTTCTCCCGGCACAGCACGATCCTGGATTACATCAATGTGGTCCCGACGGCTGGCCCCCTG GCTCAGAAGCGGAATCAGAAAGCCACACCAAACAGTCCTCGGACCCCTCTTCCACCAGGTGCTCCCTCCCCAGAATCAAAGAAGAACCAGAAAAAGCAGTATCAGTTGCCCAGTTTCCCAGAACCCAAATCATCCACTCAAGCCCCAGAATCCCAGGAGAGCCAAGAGGAGCTCCATTATGCCACGCTCAACTTCCCAGGCGTCAGACCCAGGCCTGAGGCCCGGATGCCCAAGGGCACCCAGGCGGATTATGCAGAAGTCAAGTTCCAATGA